One genomic segment of Amycolatopsis sp. Hca4 includes these proteins:
- a CDS encoding helix-turn-helix domain-containing protein produces the protein MTGTITQAAIPQPRGTGRARQLWCSLPTELAGRFRPHADPLARRILEEVQTAVPEYAKPLEGEFGKMIVLAIEQAVLSCIDSIEELPSTTDEWAELFVEVGRRVHHDGGSLNSLQAAYRAGGRAAWRYVAELGQAHRFSAAVLCVGAEAIFAYVEEISSYSVEGYTLAQAMATGTLERRRRRLLELLLATPPTSPATLATMAKAAQWVIPEWVTVVALDPRTGPHPPPTPQLAGDVLLDLEGPESCLLTPRPDRDLRGLEGRLPGWRAAVGPRVRPADAATSLQWARRTLDLLRGGLAGDASVTHTADHLATHWLLLDRFLLDELSAKALAPFAGLTPKQQTRLAETLLSWLEHSGNTPDIARALRIHPQTVRYRVSQLAELFGDRLADPAKRLEIQMALSAHRLLGTRPPAGDR, from the coding sequence ATGACCGGGACGATCACGCAGGCGGCGATCCCGCAGCCGCGGGGCACCGGCCGCGCGCGGCAGCTGTGGTGCTCGCTGCCCACCGAACTCGCCGGGCGCTTCCGCCCGCACGCCGACCCGCTCGCGCGGCGGATCCTCGAGGAGGTCCAGACCGCCGTCCCGGAGTACGCCAAGCCCCTCGAAGGCGAATTCGGCAAGATGATCGTGCTCGCCATCGAGCAGGCGGTGCTCAGCTGCATCGACAGCATCGAGGAGCTACCGTCCACAACGGACGAATGGGCCGAGCTGTTCGTGGAGGTCGGCAGGCGCGTCCACCACGACGGCGGCAGCCTCAACTCGCTGCAGGCCGCCTACCGCGCCGGCGGGCGGGCGGCGTGGCGCTACGTCGCCGAGCTGGGGCAGGCCCACCGGTTCTCCGCGGCCGTGCTGTGCGTCGGCGCCGAGGCCATCTTCGCCTACGTGGAAGAGATTTCCTCCTACTCGGTCGAGGGCTACACCCTCGCCCAGGCGATGGCGACCGGCACGCTCGAACGACGGCGGCGCCGGCTCCTCGAACTGCTGCTGGCCACCCCGCCGACGTCCCCGGCCACGCTGGCGACGATGGCCAAGGCCGCGCAGTGGGTGATCCCGGAGTGGGTCACGGTGGTCGCGCTCGACCCTCGGACCGGCCCGCACCCGCCGCCGACCCCGCAGCTGGCCGGCGACGTGCTGCTGGACCTCGAAGGCCCCGAGTCGTGCCTGCTCACCCCGAGGCCGGACCGCGACCTGCGGGGCCTGGAGGGCCGGTTGCCGGGCTGGCGCGCGGCGGTCGGCCCCCGGGTCCGCCCGGCCGACGCGGCGACGTCGCTGCAGTGGGCCCGCCGCACCCTCGACCTGCTCCGGGGCGGCCTGGCCGGCGACGCTTCGGTGACGCACACGGCCGACCACCTGGCCACGCACTGGCTGCTGCTCGACCGCTTCCTGCTGGACGAGCTGTCGGCGAAGGCGCTCGCCCCGTTCGCGGGCCTGACGCCCAAGCAGCAGACGCGACTGGCCGAGACGCTGCTGAGCTGGCTGGAGCACAGTGGCAACACCCCGGACATCGCCCGGGCCCTGCGGATCCACCCGCAGACGGTCCGCTACCGCGTGAGCCAGCTGGCCGAGCTGTTCGGCGACCGGCTGGCGGATCCGGCGAAGCGCCTGGAGATCCAGATGGCCCTGAGCGCCCACCGGCTGCTGGGCACCCGGCCGCCGGCCGGCGACCGCTGA
- a CDS encoding DnaJ domain-containing protein, with product MPDVDYYEVLGLRRDATAADVKTAYRRLAKTMHPDGGGTVGTFRLLREAYEVLGDPVARARYDAVGAAVVPVPVPVRPRPRRRFGDEPGFVPDLPELDAEDLSWWHFAGEDTRMRHGRRRGPGHTPVVVAVAGMVLVLLPLVTGVGFSTPVLIVWLLLTAGTALLVQRLARGYLRAAKAREAYAEEFGGRTVFGSPGTERDELAERLTADLLEGYLTRLPGARIFHGLAWPGSVFADVDHAVLCGKRLVLIESKLWLPGHYETAEDGRLLRNGRPFRGGGSRLTESLAAYRDLLPGVALRGVMIVYPSRSGELTTADPGDLPVAPMTPEEFLHEIGEWLAADPSTVDHETLRTMRDQVVGGGRAA from the coding sequence GTGCCCGACGTCGACTACTACGAGGTGCTCGGCCTCCGCCGCGACGCCACGGCGGCCGACGTCAAGACGGCCTACCGCAGGCTGGCCAAGACCATGCACCCGGACGGCGGCGGCACTGTCGGCACGTTCCGGCTGCTGCGCGAGGCCTACGAGGTCCTGGGCGACCCGGTGGCCCGCGCGCGCTACGACGCCGTCGGCGCGGCCGTGGTGCCGGTGCCGGTGCCGGTCCGGCCGCGGCCCCGGCGGCGCTTCGGTGACGAGCCCGGCTTCGTCCCCGACCTGCCCGAGCTCGACGCCGAGGACCTGAGCTGGTGGCACTTCGCCGGCGAGGACACCCGGATGCGCCACGGCCGCCGCCGCGGGCCGGGGCACACGCCGGTGGTGGTCGCGGTCGCCGGGATGGTGCTGGTGCTGCTGCCCCTGGTCACCGGGGTCGGGTTCAGCACGCCGGTGCTCATCGTCTGGCTGCTGCTGACCGCGGGCACGGCGTTGCTGGTCCAGCGGCTGGCCCGCGGGTACCTGCGCGCGGCGAAGGCGCGCGAGGCGTACGCCGAGGAGTTCGGCGGCCGCACGGTGTTCGGCTCCCCCGGTACCGAGCGCGACGAGCTGGCCGAGCGGCTCACCGCGGACCTGCTCGAGGGCTACCTGACCCGGCTGCCGGGCGCGCGCATCTTCCACGGCCTCGCCTGGCCAGGCTCGGTGTTCGCCGACGTGGACCACGCGGTGCTGTGCGGCAAGCGGCTGGTGCTCATCGAGTCGAAGCTGTGGCTGCCGGGCCACTACGAGACGGCGGAGGACGGCAGGCTCCTGCGCAACGGCCGCCCGTTCCGCGGCGGCGGCAGCCGGCTCACGGAGAGCCTCGCGGCCTACCGCGACCTGCTGCCGGGCGTAGCGCTGCGGGGCGTGATGATCGTGTACCCGAGCCGCAGCGGCGAGCTGACGACGGCGGATCCCGGCGACCTGCCGGTGGCCCCGATGACGCCGGAGGAGTTCCTCCACGAGATCGGCGAGTGGCTGGCCGCCGATCCGTCCACTGTGGACCACGAGACGCTGCGCACGATGCGCGACCAGGTGGTCGGCGGCGGCCGGGCGGCATGA
- a CDS encoding transporter substrate-binding domain-containing protein — translation MGDLSAVAADLAPTGTLRASINLGNPVLAHGTPAEPGGITVDLAREVAARLAVPVAFACFDAARKSFEALTSGAADLGFLAIEPARAAQVTFTAPYVLIEGVYVVPDGSPFASPDDVDRPDVRIGVKQGSAYDLYLTRTLQHATIVRGEDGLTAFEDGGLEVAAGIRQPLTAYVTAHPGTRVLPGRFMEIRQAVCTTPDRRPETVAFLHDLVEELKATGLVAEALRRANQDATVAPPA, via the coding sequence ATGGGAGATCTTTCCGCCGTCGCCGCGGACCTCGCGCCCACCGGCACGCTGCGCGCCTCGATCAACCTCGGCAACCCCGTGCTCGCGCACGGCACGCCGGCGGAACCGGGCGGGATCACGGTCGACCTCGCGCGCGAGGTGGCCGCCCGGCTGGCCGTGCCGGTGGCGTTCGCCTGCTTCGACGCGGCCCGCAAGTCGTTCGAGGCGCTGACCTCCGGCGCGGCCGACCTGGGTTTCCTGGCGATCGAACCCGCCCGCGCGGCCCAGGTGACGTTCACGGCGCCGTACGTCCTCATCGAAGGCGTGTACGTCGTCCCCGACGGCTCGCCGTTCGCTTCGCCGGACGACGTCGACCGGCCGGACGTCCGGATCGGCGTCAAGCAGGGGTCCGCGTACGACCTGTACCTGACCAGGACCTTGCAGCACGCGACGATCGTGCGCGGCGAGGACGGCCTCACCGCGTTCGAGGACGGCGGCCTGGAGGTCGCCGCCGGGATCCGCCAGCCGCTGACCGCCTACGTCACCGCTCACCCCGGCACCCGGGTGCTCCCGGGGCGGTTCATGGAGATCCGCCAGGCCGTGTGCACCACCCCCGACCGCCGGCCGGAGACGGTCGCGTTCCTGCACGACCTGGTCGAAGAGCTGAAGGCCACGGGCCTCGTCGCCGAGGCCCTGCGCCGCGCGAACCAGGACGCCACGGTCGCCCCGCCGGCCTGA
- a CDS encoding LysE family translocator: MSPAATLGTVLLAYLPAAVSPGPNFVLIAHTAAAGTRRAAVAVALGVVAAGGLLASVAVFGLGAVLAREPWLATALRVVCGAYLAWLGLRLWLTARNAETAPPDAHGSAFRRGVLSNLTNPKAAAFFGSVLTATLPPSEPTAVKAAAVALIVAASAAWHLSVALLFSSPTTQRWYTHAKPALNRVVGTVLVVLGVALAVTP, translated from the coding sequence GTGAGCCCGGCCGCCACCCTCGGCACCGTCCTCCTCGCCTACCTCCCGGCCGCCGTCTCCCCCGGGCCCAACTTCGTGCTCATCGCGCACACCGCCGCGGCCGGCACCCGTCGCGCGGCGGTCGCCGTCGCGCTCGGCGTCGTCGCCGCCGGCGGGCTGCTCGCCTCCGTGGCCGTGTTCGGGCTGGGTGCCGTCCTGGCCCGCGAACCGTGGCTCGCGACCGCCCTCCGCGTCGTCTGCGGCGCCTACCTGGCCTGGCTCGGCCTCCGCCTGTGGCTGACCGCCCGGAACGCGGAAACCGCGCCACCCGACGCCCACGGCAGCGCCTTCCGCCGCGGCGTCCTGAGCAACCTGACCAACCCCAAGGCCGCGGCATTCTTCGGCAGCGTCCTCACCGCGACCCTGCCGCCGTCCGAACCCACCGCCGTCAAAGCCGCCGCCGTCGCGCTGATCGTCGCCGCGTCGGCCGCCTGGCACCTGAGTGTGGCGCTGCTGTTCTCCTCCCCCACCACCCAGCGCTGGTACACCCACGCGAAACCGGCCCTCAACCGCGTTGTGGGCACCGTTCTCGTCGTCCTCGGTGTCGCCCTCGCCGTAACGCCGTGA
- a CDS encoding DinB family protein yields MVETPEPPPTLADPRALLVGYLGHSAAAVLRKLDGLSEHDLRRSVVPSGWTPLGMVKHLACTERFWIRYVFAGEDVDFSWPRTAEQEWFVAPEEPSADLTAFFLAERENCARLAAVTPLGARAARTTRRGGAEEHPTFAWVLCHLVQNFARHAGHVDIGRELIDGVTGR; encoded by the coding sequence ATGGTCGAGACGCCCGAACCCCCGCCGACCCTGGCCGATCCGCGTGCGCTGCTGGTGGGCTACCTCGGCCACAGCGCCGCCGCCGTCCTGCGCAAGCTCGACGGTCTCTCCGAACACGACCTGCGCCGGAGCGTGGTGCCCTCGGGGTGGACGCCGCTGGGCATGGTCAAGCACCTGGCGTGCACCGAACGGTTCTGGATCCGGTACGTCTTCGCCGGGGAGGACGTCGACTTCAGCTGGCCCCGCACCGCCGAGCAGGAGTGGTTCGTCGCGCCGGAGGAACCCTCGGCCGACCTCACGGCCTTCTTCCTCGCGGAGCGCGAAAACTGCGCCCGGCTCGCCGCCGTCACACCGCTGGGGGCGCGCGCCGCCCGCACGACCCGCCGCGGCGGTGCCGAAGAGCACCCCACCTTCGCGTGGGTCCTGTGCCACCTGGTGCAGAACTTCGCCCGGCACGCCGGGCACGTCGACATCGGCCGGGAGCTGATCGACGGGGTGACCGGCCGCTAG
- a CDS encoding aldose epimerase family protein, giving the protein MTAPELTRELFGQAGGTDVHRYTLRHPGGPVVRVLDYGGVLQSLEAPDRDGRLANVVLGFADLDSYVANNHPEADRVFLGAVIGRFANRIAGGTFTLDGVQYRVPLNNGKNSLHGGPAGFDTRLWSAAEVRDDDGVAVRLTLISPDGDQGYPGRLTTEVTYRLDARGRLRITYRATTDAPTVVNLTNHTYWNLAGEGTGDVHEHRLQLAATRYCPTGEDLIPAGDPVPVAGTPFDFRAWAPIGARVGEPDPQLVIGRGYDHNWVLDDGAPFAARAWDPASGRLLTMWTTEPGLQFYSGNYLTADLTGTSGRPYHRGAGFALEAQHFPDSPNRPDFPSTVLRPGEGYHQETVFALTTADEPPVA; this is encoded by the coding sequence ATGACCGCACCCGAACTCACCCGGGAGCTGTTCGGCCAGGCCGGCGGCACCGACGTCCACCGGTACACGCTCCGGCACCCCGGCGGGCCGGTCGTGCGCGTGCTCGACTACGGCGGCGTGCTGCAGTCACTGGAGGCGCCGGACCGCGACGGCCGCCTCGCCAACGTCGTCCTCGGCTTCGCGGACCTGGACTCCTACGTCGCCAACAACCACCCCGAGGCGGACCGGGTGTTCCTCGGCGCGGTGATCGGCCGGTTCGCCAACCGGATCGCCGGCGGCACGTTCACCCTCGACGGCGTCCAGTACCGGGTGCCCCTCAACAACGGCAAGAACAGCCTCCACGGCGGCCCCGCCGGATTCGACACGCGGCTCTGGTCGGCGGCCGAGGTCCGGGACGACGACGGCGTCGCCGTGCGGCTCACGCTGATCAGCCCGGACGGCGACCAGGGCTACCCCGGCCGGCTCACCACCGAGGTCACCTACCGCCTCGACGCGCGCGGCCGGCTGCGCATCACCTACCGCGCGACCACCGACGCGCCGACCGTGGTCAACCTGACCAACCACACCTACTGGAACCTGGCCGGCGAAGGGACGGGCGACGTCCACGAGCACCGGCTGCAGCTCGCTGCGACCCGGTACTGCCCGACCGGCGAGGACCTGATCCCGGCGGGCGACCCGGTCCCGGTCGCCGGGACGCCGTTCGACTTCCGCGCGTGGGCGCCGATCGGCGCCCGGGTCGGCGAGCCGGACCCCCAGCTGGTGATCGGCCGGGGCTACGACCACAACTGGGTGCTCGACGACGGCGCCCCGTTCGCCGCACGCGCGTGGGACCCGGCGTCCGGGCGGCTGCTCACCATGTGGACGACCGAGCCGGGCCTGCAGTTCTACTCGGGCAACTACCTCACCGCGGACCTGACCGGCACGAGCGGCCGGCCCTACCACCGCGGCGCGGGCTTCGCGCTGGAGGCGCAGCACTTCCCGGACTCCCCCAACCGGCCGGACTTCCCCAGCACGGTGCTGCGCCCGGGCGAGGGCTACCACCAGGAGACGGTGTTCGCCCTGACCACCGCGGACGAGCCACCGGTGGCGTGA
- a CDS encoding AMP-binding protein, with product MRLSPSAHKDSFCRDRLPPAEQWPRLVFDLPELHYPDRLNAATALLDETTARLGPDRPCLRSPHETWTYGDVLARANRIAHVLTAELGVVPGHRVLLRGTNTPWLAACWLGVLKAGAVAVTTMPMLRRGELDKIVDRSRPTVALCDERLLDELPPDLPAVPYGTELAERCARHPATFADVPTAADDVALLAFTSGTTGTPKATMHFHRDLLAIADTFSRHVVRPTADDVFCGTPPLAFTFGLGGLLVFPLRAGASVLLVERATPRELASIVAQHGVTVLFTAPTAYRAILGAGDGTLLAGVRRAVSAGEALPAAVAERYRDTVGSPLIDGIGSTEMLHVFISAAGDDARPGRTGKVVPGFRAAVLDADGRPAPDGTPGLLAVQGPTGCRYLGDPRQTDYVRDGWNITGDTYVREPDGYFRFVARSDDMIVSSGYNIAAPEVEEVLLTHPDVEECAVVGTPDPDRGAVVTAFVVLRPGVAPGPDVVHALQEHAKAVAAPYKYPRRVRFLDTLPRNAGGKLQRYLLRER from the coding sequence ATGAGGCTTTCTCCCAGCGCCCACAAGGACTCGTTCTGCCGCGACCGGCTGCCGCCGGCCGAGCAGTGGCCGCGGCTGGTCTTCGACCTGCCGGAGCTGCACTACCCCGACCGCCTCAACGCCGCGACGGCGCTGCTCGACGAGACCACCGCCCGCCTCGGCCCGGACCGCCCCTGCCTGCGCTCACCGCACGAGACGTGGACCTACGGCGACGTCCTGGCGCGCGCCAACCGCATCGCGCACGTCCTCACCGCCGAGCTCGGTGTCGTGCCGGGCCACCGCGTGCTCCTGCGCGGCACCAACACGCCGTGGCTCGCCGCGTGCTGGCTCGGCGTCCTCAAGGCCGGAGCGGTCGCGGTCACGACGATGCCGATGCTCCGCCGCGGCGAGCTCGACAAGATCGTCGACCGGTCCCGGCCCACGGTGGCCCTCTGCGACGAGCGCCTCCTCGACGAGCTGCCGCCGGACCTGCCTGCCGTGCCCTACGGCACCGAGCTCGCCGAACGCTGCGCCCGCCACCCGGCGACCTTCGCCGACGTGCCCACCGCTGCCGACGACGTCGCCCTGCTCGCCTTCACCTCCGGCACGACCGGGACACCGAAGGCCACCATGCACTTCCACCGCGACCTGCTCGCCATCGCCGACACGTTCTCCCGCCACGTCGTCCGCCCCACCGCGGACGACGTCTTCTGCGGGACCCCGCCGCTGGCGTTCACCTTCGGCCTGGGCGGCCTCCTGGTGTTCCCGCTGCGCGCGGGCGCGTCGGTCCTGCTGGTGGAACGCGCGACTCCCCGGGAGCTGGCCTCGATCGTTGCCCAGCACGGCGTGACGGTGCTGTTCACCGCCCCGACCGCCTACCGCGCGATCCTCGGTGCCGGCGACGGCACCCTGCTGGCCGGCGTCCGCCGCGCCGTCTCCGCCGGGGAAGCCCTTCCCGCCGCCGTGGCCGAGCGCTACCGCGACACCGTCGGATCGCCGTTGATCGACGGCATCGGCAGCACGGAGATGCTGCACGTGTTCATCTCCGCGGCCGGCGACGACGCCCGCCCCGGCCGGACCGGCAAGGTCGTCCCCGGCTTCCGCGCCGCCGTCCTGGACGCCGACGGCCGTCCGGCGCCGGACGGCACGCCCGGGCTGCTCGCCGTCCAGGGCCCCACCGGCTGCCGCTACCTCGGCGACCCCCGGCAGACCGACTACGTGCGCGACGGCTGGAACATCACCGGCGACACCTACGTCCGCGAACCCGACGGCTACTTCCGCTTCGTGGCGCGCAGCGACGACATGATCGTCTCCTCCGGTTACAACATCGCGGCTCCCGAGGTCGAAGAAGTGCTCCTGACGCACCCGGACGTCGAGGAGTGCGCGGTCGTCGGCACGCCCGACCCGGATCGGGGTGCCGTCGTCACCGCCTTCGTCGTGCTCCGGCCCGGCGTCGCCCCGGGCCCGGACGTCGTGCACGCCCTGCAGGAGCACGCCAAAGCCGTTGCCGCGCCGTACAAGTACCCGCGCCGGGTGCGCTTCCTCGACACGCTGCCGCGCAATGCCGGCGGCAAGCTGCAGCGATACCTGCTGCGCGAGCGCTGA